The proteins below are encoded in one region of Candidatus Methylomirabilota bacterium:
- the ftsZ gene encoding cell division protein FtsZ, with translation MERDRARRPLFELDEVPQAAKIKVIGLGGGGGNAVSRMLAAQFTGVEFIVANTDVQALHASPAPVKLQLGAKLTKGLGAGSNPEVGREAAQEDPEQITRLLTGADMVFITAGLGGGTGTGAAPVVASLAKDLGILTVAVVTKPFTFEGRRRALQAEAGLAALRAVVDTLITIPNQRLLSVVDRGTPLIDAFRVADSVLQQAVQGISDLILVPGLVNLDFADVRTIMSGMGLAMMGTGTGKGEHRALDAAQKAVASPLLDDTSIEGARGILINFTGGPDLAIHEVEEAARIVQEAAHEEANIIFGAVIDPHMGDEVRMTVIATGFAEKKETQSAGGKVVDMARAPRSSPAAGAGSWRRRVGEVRAEGDVLGDGDLEVPAFLRRQAD, from the coding sequence ATGGAACGAGATCGCGCACGGCGCCCGCTCTTCGAGCTCGATGAAGTGCCGCAGGCCGCGAAGATCAAGGTCATCGGCCTCGGCGGCGGCGGTGGCAACGCGGTGAGCCGGATGCTCGCGGCGCAGTTCACCGGCGTCGAGTTCATCGTGGCGAACACCGACGTGCAGGCGCTCCACGCGTCGCCCGCGCCCGTCAAGCTCCAGCTCGGCGCGAAGCTGACCAAGGGGCTCGGCGCCGGGTCGAACCCGGAGGTCGGGCGCGAGGCGGCGCAGGAGGATCCCGAGCAGATCACGCGGCTCCTCACGGGCGCGGACATGGTCTTCATCACGGCGGGTCTCGGTGGCGGGACCGGCACCGGCGCGGCGCCCGTCGTCGCGTCGCTCGCGAAGGACCTCGGGATCCTCACGGTCGCGGTCGTGACCAAGCCCTTCACGTTCGAGGGCCGGCGGCGCGCGCTGCAGGCCGAGGCGGGGCTCGCGGCGTTGCGCGCCGTCGTGGACACGCTGATCACGATTCCGAACCAGCGCTTGCTCTCGGTCGTGGACCGCGGCACGCCGCTCATCGACGCGTTCCGCGTCGCCGACTCGGTGCTCCAGCAGGCGGTGCAGGGCATCTCCGACCTGATCCTCGTCCCCGGGCTCGTGAACCTGGACTTCGCCGACGTGCGCACGATCATGTCGGGCATGGGCCTGGCGATGATGGGTACGGGCACCGGAAAGGGCGAGCACCGGGCGCTCGACGCCGCGCAAAAAGCGGTCGCGAGCCCGCTGCTCGACGACACGTCCATCGAGGGCGCGCGCGGCATCCTCATCAACTTCACGGGCGGCCCGGATCTCGCGATCCACGAGGTGGAGGAGGCTGCCCGCATCGTCCAAGAGGCGGCGCACGAGGAGGCCAACATCATCTTCGGCGCGGTCATCGACCCGCACATGGGCGACGAAGTCCGCATGACCGTGATCGCCACCGGCTTCGCGGAGAAGAAGGAGACGCAGAGCGCCGGCGGCAAGGTGGTGGACATGGCGCGCGCGCCGCGCTCGAGCCCGGCCGCGGGCGCGGGGAGCTGGCGGCGGCGCGTGGGCGAGGTGCGCGCCGAGGGCGACGTGCTCGGCGACGGAGACCTGGAGGTCCCCGCGTTCCTCCGCCGCCAGGCCGATTAG
- a CDS encoding YggT family protein, with amino-acid sequence MYVLSNLVLALAKVLQLALEVYFWIIIARAILSWVSPDPYNPIVRFLYRVTEPVLRPIRHRLPTVGMGLDLSPVVVLLAIKFVEWFLVDSLREFGLSLR; translated from the coding sequence GTGTACGTCCTGAGCAACCTCGTCCTCGCGCTGGCGAAGGTGCTGCAGCTCGCCCTCGAGGTCTACTTCTGGATCATCATCGCGCGCGCGATCCTCTCGTGGGTGAGCCCCGACCCCTACAACCCGATCGTGCGCTTCCTCTACCGCGTCACCGAACCGGTGCTCCGCCCGATCCGGCACCGCCTGCCGACGGTCGGCATGGGGCTCGACCTGTCGCCCGTGGTCGTCCTCCTCGCGATCAAGTTCGTCGAGTGGTTCCTGGTCGACTCGCTGCGCGAATTTGGCTTGAGCCTGAGATAG
- a CDS encoding DivIVA domain-containing protein has protein sequence MRISPLDIRQQQFTVRWFRGFDKHEVDAFLDDVADDYETVLKENALLKEQLATLEERSRGLTEREKALQDTLVTTQRLGDEMKAAARREAELHMREAELRGEKLLEEVRSEEARLRTDIQALRRAKRQLVEDLRATLDRYARLWSAELGEAGGDSKP, from the coding sequence ATGCGCATCAGCCCGCTCGACATCCGGCAGCAGCAGTTCACGGTGCGGTGGTTCCGGGGCTTCGACAAGCACGAAGTCGACGCGTTCCTCGACGACGTCGCCGACGACTACGAGACCGTGCTCAAGGAGAACGCGCTCCTGAAGGAGCAGCTCGCGACGCTCGAGGAGCGCTCGCGCGGCCTCACCGAGCGCGAGAAGGCGCTGCAGGACACGCTGGTCACCACGCAGCGGCTCGGCGACGAGATGAAGGCGGCGGCGCGGCGCGAGGCGGAGCTCCACATGCGCGAGGCCGAGCTGCGCGGCGAGAAGCTGCTCGAGGAGGTGCGCAGCGAGGAGGCGAGGCTCCGGACCGACATCCAGGCCCTGCGGCGCGCGAAGCGCCAGCTCGTCGAGGACCTCCGCGCGACGCTCGACCGCTACGCCCGGCTCTGGTCGGCCGAGCTCGGTGAAGCCGGCGGCGACTCGAAGCCCTGA
- the proC gene encoding pyrroline-5-carboxylate reductase, which yields MTIKGKKVGFVGAGNMGEALIKGLLAANLVPAEAIYATDVRLERLKELDRQYGIQVAAGNSELVRHADVVILAVKPQIMEAVLREIAPAVTRRKLLISIAAGVATGKIRAGLGKDARLIRVMPNTPALVLEGVTAIAKAEGLEPGDLDIAGEIFSAVGRVVVLGEDLLDAVTGLSGSGPAYVAVVIESLADGGVRMGLDRLTAMTLATQTVLGAAKLLLETGMHPGALKDMVSSPGGTSIAGIAALEEGGIRTTFIKAVERATQRSRELGRGPG from the coding sequence ATGACGATCAAGGGCAAGAAGGTCGGGTTCGTCGGCGCCGGCAACATGGGCGAGGCCCTCATCAAGGGCCTGCTCGCGGCGAACCTGGTGCCCGCGGAGGCGATCTACGCGACCGACGTGCGCCTCGAGCGGCTGAAGGAGCTCGACCGCCAGTACGGCATCCAGGTCGCCGCCGGCAACAGCGAGCTCGTCCGCCACGCCGACGTCGTGATCCTCGCGGTGAAGCCCCAGATCATGGAGGCGGTCCTCCGGGAGATCGCTCCCGCGGTCACGCGCCGGAAGCTCCTCATCTCGATCGCCGCGGGCGTCGCGACCGGGAAGATCCGCGCGGGGCTCGGGAAGGACGCGCGGCTGATCCGCGTCATGCCCAACACGCCCGCGCTCGTCCTCGAGGGCGTCACGGCGATCGCCAAGGCCGAGGGCCTCGAGCCCGGCGACCTCGACATCGCGGGCGAGATCTTCAGCGCGGTCGGGCGGGTCGTCGTGCTCGGCGAGGACCTGCTCGACGCGGTGACGGGGCTCTCCGGCTCCGGCCCGGCCTACGTCGCCGTCGTGATCGAGTCGCTCGCCGACGGCGGCGTCCGCATGGGCCTCGATCGGCTCACGGCGATGACGCTCGCGACCCAGACCGTGCTCGGCGCCGCGAAGCTCCTCCTCGAGACGGGCATGCACCCGGGCGCGCTCAAGGACATGGTGAGCTCGCCCGGCGGCACCTCGATCGCCGGCATCGCGGCGCTCGAGGAGGGCGGCATCCGGACGACCTTCATCAAGGCCGTCGAGCGCGCCACGCAGCGCTCGCGTGAGCTCGGACGGGGGCCCGGATGA
- a CDS encoding polyphenol oxidase family protein, whose protein sequence is MPHATTTRHCPGVLSFAEPIAPADPVPPFRGAAVTTLAGAGLDLARVAYAKQVHGADVARVPAGGGFAGVVDGLVTAERGVPLAIFTADCLAIVLYDPALPALGAVHVGWRGTVRGAAQAAVRALEALGARASRLHAAIAPSIGPCCYEVDEPVIGPLSAAYEGWQAWARPAGPGRFMLDLWAANETLLARAGLDPARIESPRRCTACARDLFFSYRKGSRGRLATVAALP, encoded by the coding sequence GTGCCCCACGCCACCACGACGCGCCACTGCCCCGGCGTCCTCTCGTTCGCCGAGCCGATCGCGCCCGCGGACCCGGTCCCGCCGTTCCGCGGCGCCGCGGTCACGACGCTCGCCGGCGCCGGCCTCGACCTCGCGCGCGTCGCCTACGCCAAGCAGGTGCACGGCGCCGACGTCGCGCGCGTCCCGGCCGGCGGCGGCTTCGCGGGCGTCGTGGACGGGCTCGTGACGGCCGAGCGCGGCGTCCCCCTGGCGATCTTCACCGCCGACTGCCTCGCGATCGTGCTCTACGATCCGGCGCTCCCGGCGCTCGGCGCGGTCCACGTCGGCTGGCGCGGCACGGTGCGGGGCGCCGCCCAGGCGGCCGTGCGCGCCCTCGAGGCCCTCGGCGCGCGCGCGTCGCGCCTCCACGCGGCGATCGCGCCCTCGATCGGCCCGTGCTGCTACGAGGTGGACGAGCCCGTCATCGGCCCGCTCTCGGCGGCGTACGAGGGCTGGCAGGCGTGGGCGCGGCCCGCCGGGCCGGGACGCTTCATGCTCGATCTCTGGGCGGCCAACGAGACGCTCCTCGCGCGCGCGGGGCTCGACCCCGCGCGGATCGAGAGCCCGCGCCGCTGCACCGCGTGCGCGCGCGACCTCTTCTTCTCGTACCGCAAGGGCAGCCGGGGCCGGCTGGCCACCGTGGCCGCGCTGCCGTAG
- the mtnA gene encoding S-methyl-5-thioribose-1-phosphate isomerase: protein MTQGSFLTPVWWAHDRLMLIDQTLLPGREVERAYSRWEDLADAIRTLVVRGAPAIGVTAAYGVALAARASRATTFDGLFADVETALKGLAATRPTAVNLFWALERMKRVAESGRRLPPDDVRARLLAEAHAIREEDLAANQAMGAHGAALVPPHARILTHCNAGALATAGYGTALGVVRAAHAQGKVARVWVDETRPVMQGSRLTAWELVREGIPHRLIADVAAASLMARGEVDLIVTGADRIAANGDTANKIGTYALAVLARHHAVPFYVAAPVSTIDASLPSGDHIPIEERDPAELRKVGAQQTAPAESPVFNPAFDVTPARLIAAIITERGVFRPPYAFA, encoded by the coding sequence ATGACACAGGGGTCCTTCCTCACGCCGGTCTGGTGGGCTCACGACCGGCTCATGCTGATCGACCAGACGCTCCTGCCCGGCCGGGAGGTCGAGCGCGCGTACAGCCGCTGGGAGGACCTCGCGGACGCGATCCGGACCCTCGTCGTGCGCGGCGCGCCCGCCATCGGCGTCACCGCCGCGTACGGCGTCGCGCTCGCCGCGCGTGCCAGCCGCGCGACGACGTTCGACGGGCTCTTCGCCGACGTCGAGACGGCGCTGAAGGGGCTCGCGGCCACGCGCCCCACGGCCGTCAACCTCTTCTGGGCCCTCGAGCGCATGAAGCGGGTCGCCGAGAGCGGGCGCCGGCTCCCGCCCGACGACGTCCGCGCGCGGCTCCTCGCCGAGGCGCACGCGATCCGCGAGGAGGACCTGGCGGCGAACCAGGCGATGGGGGCCCACGGCGCCGCGCTCGTGCCGCCGCACGCGCGGATCCTCACGCACTGCAACGCGGGCGCGCTCGCCACGGCGGGGTACGGCACCGCGCTCGGCGTCGTCCGCGCCGCCCACGCGCAGGGCAAGGTCGCGCGCGTGTGGGTGGACGAGACGCGGCCGGTCATGCAGGGCTCGCGGCTCACGGCGTGGGAGCTCGTGCGCGAGGGGATCCCGCACCGGCTGATCGCCGACGTCGCCGCCGCGTCGCTGATGGCGCGGGGCGAGGTGGATCTGATCGTCACCGGCGCCGACCGCATCGCCGCGAACGGCGACACCGCGAACAAGATCGGCACCTACGCGCTCGCGGTGCTCGCCCGGCACCACGCGGTGCCCTTCTACGTCGCCGCGCCCGTCTCGACGATCGACGCGTCGCTCCCGTCGGGCGACCACATCCCGATCGAGGAGCGCGACCCCGCCGAGCTGCGGAAGGTCGGCGCGCAGCAGACGGCGCCCGCCGAGTCGCCCGTGTTCAACCCGGCGTTCGACGTCACGCCCGCGCGGCTCATCGCCGCCATCATCACCGAGCGCGGGGTCTTCCGGCCGCCGTACGCGTTTGCGTAG
- a CDS encoding YggS family pyridoxal phosphate-dependent enzyme, whose protein sequence is MQDIRANLERVRERIARAAERAGRRAGDVLLIAVSKTVEAERIRQAVAAGVAALGENRVQEARAKIAELGRPVPWHLVGQLQTNKAKEAVELFDLIHSLDRAELARELEKRARARGRAVEALVQVNVAGERQKGGVAPDGLGALLDTVGTLDHLRVRGLMTLPPEAADGEAARAWFRALAKLGARHGLAELSMGMSADFEVAIEEGATMVRVGTAVFGPRPPRPGKEPGER, encoded by the coding sequence ATGCAGGACATCCGGGCGAACCTCGAGCGCGTGCGCGAGCGGATCGCGCGCGCGGCGGAGCGCGCGGGCCGGCGCGCGGGGGACGTGCTGCTGATCGCCGTGTCGAAGACGGTCGAGGCGGAGCGCATCCGGCAGGCGGTCGCCGCGGGCGTGGCGGCGCTCGGCGAGAACCGGGTGCAGGAGGCGCGCGCCAAGATCGCCGAGCTCGGACGCCCCGTGCCGTGGCATCTCGTCGGCCAGCTCCAGACGAACAAGGCGAAGGAGGCCGTGGAGCTCTTCGACCTGATCCACTCGCTCGACCGGGCGGAGCTCGCGCGTGAGCTCGAGAAGCGCGCGCGGGCTCGCGGCCGCGCCGTGGAGGCGCTCGTGCAGGTGAACGTCGCGGGCGAGCGTCAGAAGGGCGGCGTGGCTCCCGACGGGCTCGGCGCGCTGCTCGACACGGTCGGGACGCTCGACCACCTGAGGGTGCGCGGGCTCATGACGCTCCCGCCCGAGGCGGCCGATGGCGAGGCGGCGCGCGCGTGGTTCCGCGCGCTCGCGAAGCTCGGCGCGCGGCACGGGCTCGCGGAGCTCTCGATGGGGATGAGTGCGGACTTCGAGGTGGCGATCGAGGAGGGCGCGACGATGGTACGCGTCGGCACGGCCGTCTTTGGACCACGCCCGCCGCGGCCGGGGAAGGAGCCGGGGGAGCGATGA
- a CDS encoding DUF167 domain-containing protein → MLSVRVKPRAARDAILGWRDGALRVRVTAAPREGEANLALTRLLARALGVAPATVAVVHGGRSRDKRVSITGLSEAEVRRRLA, encoded by the coding sequence GTGCTGAGCGTCCGCGTGAAGCCGCGCGCCGCGCGCGACGCGATCCTCGGCTGGCGGGACGGCGCCCTCCGCGTGCGCGTCACCGCGGCGCCCCGCGAGGGCGAGGCGAACCTGGCCCTCACCCGTCTCCTGGCCCGCGCCCTCGGCGTCGCGCCCGCCACGGTCGCGGTCGTCCACGGCGGGCGCTCGCGTGACAAGCGTGTCAGCATCACCGGCCTCAGCGAGGCCGAGGTACGTCGCCGGCTCGCATGA